ACAAACGTATTCAGTTCGAGTATGATTTCGGTTTGCTTGGAGAAGTCAGCCAGGCACTTATTACAACGATCGATATGAAAGAGCTGATGAATGCGATTGCTTCCGAGTTTCCCAAAATAGGCATCGACAGCAGTTATATCGTGCTCTACAAGCAGAACGATGCCGATGTTTCAGAGGTAAAATGGAAATTACCGGCGACAAGCGAACTCATGCTTGCGTTTAACAGAGAGCGCAGGATGATTTTAGGCGTACCGAACAAGACATTCCGCACCGCGACGTTGCTGCCCGGCAGGCTGCTCCGAATAGGAACAAGACGTACCCTGATATGCATGTCGCTTTTTTTCAGGGACGATCAATTCGGATATATCCTTTTTGAACTCGGACCGCGGGAAGAAATCATTTATGAAACACTTCGAAGCCAGATAAGCAGTGCCATAAAAAGCGCATTGCTTTTTCAGAAACATCTTGAGACGGAGGAAGAACTAAAGAAAATACTCGATCAGCTTGAACGTACGAACAAGGAACTTCAAAGTCTTTCATTGCGGGATGAATTGACGGGACTCTATAACAGAAGAGCGTTTCTCACGCTCGGTGAACAATATATGAAACTTGCACAACGCACCGGAAGAATATTTCTTCTCTTTTTTGCGGATATGGACGGATTAAAAAAAATCAACGATACATTCGGCCACCGTGAAGGAGACGGTTCAATTATCAAGGCAGCTGAGATACTAAGAAAATCATTCAGACAGGCGGATATCATCGCACGATTCGGAGGAGACGAGTTTACCATCATCGCCATCGATGCGACCCAGGAGGATGTCATAAAACTCACCAACAATCTACAGAATAACATTCTCTCCTATAACAGAACATCTAAAAAACCGTATAAACTCGCGATCAGTATGGGTTATTCCGTTTTCAGGGCGGATGTCGATGCGGATTTTGAAAAACTCATTTATGAAGCGGACACGAACCTGTATGAACACAAAAGAATGAAAAAAAATTGATTTTTACTTCGAATCTGAGATGACTCCCTGCGGTAATAAAAAACGGGAACGCATTGTATTAATGTGGCTGGTTTTTATGGTACTTTTATGTGAAATCACTACTTGTAACGAAAAATGAATTTATTTATCTTTTATACCGATAGTAAAAACCATGTCGTGCCGGAAGGAGAATAAATGCGATGAAACATAACAAAATGATATCCGTCTGTTTTACGGCAATTACCAGTGCCGTGGCATTCTTTTTATTCACCGGATGTTCCGGGAATACGATCGAGGGACCGGCAATCAGGTTCGAAAAGCCGGCACATAATTTCGGAGAGGTCGATGAGGGAACGGATGTCACCGTTACATTCAAATTCACAAATCCGGGAAGCGAATCCCTTGTCATCAATGGTATTTATCCTTCGTGCGGATGTATGGTAACCGGTGATTATGACAGGGAGGTCGGTCCGGGGAAAAGGGGGACGATCCCTGTGGTTTTCGATACATCGGGGCTGCAGGGGCAGACGGTAAAGACGATAAAAATAGCAACAAATGCCGATGAAGGCGAACCGCAGGTCATCACGATTGAAGGATATATCCGGGTCGCGGTGGAAGTCCACCCGAAAACACTCGCACTTGGTGAAATCGACGATACTACGAAAATACTGAAAGGGGAGGTCATCCTCATCAATAAAACGAATGACCCGATGCAGATTCGGGAAGTGACATCGCCGGAACGAACAACGATAGGATCCGTCACCATTGAACCGGATAAACAGTATTCGATTCAGATAACCGTCGGCCCGCCTTTTGATAAAGGATACATACAGCAAAAGGCGGTCATAAAGACAAATCTCAAGCAGAAACCTGAGATTGTCATCGATTATTCATATTTTTATCCGCCCCTGATCGATGTCAAACCCGAAGCCTTTTACGTGTTCCCTTCCGATTTCGAAATGGCGGAAATATCGAGAACGTTCTACATATACAGCCGGTGGGAAAAACCCCTCGAAATAAAGGATGTCGTCATCAACAAAAAACCGGTCAATTATCTTATCGATGAAATAGAACCCGGGCGTGTGTATAAGATCACATTTTCTTTTAATCCGGGTTCGGAATATTCATACACCGATCCTCCGAACATCACGTTCCGTATTCCCAATGCCCCCGAACGTACCGATTATTCGATACCGATCAAAGACGGAAACACAGCGTCACCTTAATAAAAGGTTTCTCTAAAGACACCGCCAGGTTTCGGCAAGACCGCCGTGGATACCGGAGGTACTTGTCGGGCCTTGCCGTATGTCCGGGCGGTCCGGTTTCTGATGAGTGTATATGCGATATCTCATGTATCCATTAGCATGATATGATCGAATTTATCGATGAGGGGACTGATGCTTTTAAAAACGGATATCTGCCAGGGTATCCTTTTCACATAATGTATAACGGTAAAAATTTTCTTTTGATTCAGTTTCTTTATGAAATTGATGAGCGGGACCACGGTGGCGGAATTAATATTCTTGAGTCTGCCAAAGGTTATAATGAGCTTTTTACCCAAAACCGGAAAAATTTCATCAAGCACCGGTTTGAGTGAATTGTTCGGATTTACCTCGACACTCTTTCCGACCCAGTGAAGGAGTGTCGTCCCCTCGTTATCCACAACGTACAATGTGAGAGAACCGATTTTTTTCACTACCTTGATTCCCATCCCGCAACAATACATTATGAATTATTATTTTTCAAGGGTAAAAATATAAAGGCACCTATAAAAACCCGCAAAAAAGGTTTCTAGAGGTGCCCATAATTTAGGAGACATGATCGATTACAGTAATTTCCTTATTTCATCCGCGTTGCCGGGATCAACCCCTTTACCGGTTAAAATCCATTCCTCGGTATGTTCGAAGGTAAGTCCGGGAGTAAATGTCAAAAGCGGGCCGAGTGTTTCAAGTTCGACGAAATCGCTGCATTGAAAGGATTGGATGGCGCAATTGTCGTCAGGGTAGCAGGTGAGGGGAAGCCGGTCGAATTTCTTGATGAACGTGTAGTTATTGTGGGTGATACCGATGAAGCCTTCGTCACCCGATGTCCCTACCTTTCCTTTTTCACCGTTCGGTTTTATAAGAAAGAGATCGGGGGTTTTACTGTATTGCTCACTTCCGATATTGGTGGCGTGATCGAGCCATTGCTGCCAATACACGATTTTATTCGTTTTCCAATCGCCTTTTGAGCGCCAGGGAAGAAAAGCCGTCCCCTGCGGAACGACGCAGGTGATCGCCCAAAGGGCGCCGTCATAGAGATGGCCGTCGTGATTCGTCACCCGGTGCCGGATAACGACGCGACCCTGCCTGTCGATGATCGTAATCGATTTGTCGAAGTTGAGGACGGGATCACGTGAGGTTACCGTCAGTTCTCCCTTGCCCTCTATTACCGAACAGGGGTGATTGTCCGGATGTTCCGTCTGTATTCGTTCGGGAGAGATCCAGAGGCGGTGTCCTCCGTAGAAGATGAATTCGTCCTGTTTCGAAAGATCCTCGTTCATATTGATATAAAGGATATTTTCCTTCCCGGTAAAGCCAAAATGGAGTATTCGGGGGCCGAACAGTGTGGTAATGACCAATGTCTTGTCGCCGATCGTAACCTCATAACACTCTTTATACGATGCATATTCAACTTTTTTTATTTCCATTTTCATCCTCCGCTCAAATTACTTTTCTGCGATACCTGGTCATTCATATACGACAAAACGATTTATTGCAAGGGGTTTTGCAGCGATCTTCTTGCCGTCAGTGTCGTTTTAACCTGATGAATTGCACCGTGTGCCGGACAAAACTTCCGTCCGATTGATAAAAAAAGTGCCGGACGTTCGGAAACGCCGGCACCGTTTTTGAATGGTTCGCCAAACTCCCGCTAATGAAACGATGTTTCATTCACCGTTCAGGAAGCGGTATTGCCCGTGATGGAAGTCGCTATTCGAGGCGAATGTTGTCGATATAGACCGAACCTTCAAGACCCTCGGGGCCGTTGATTTTGAAAATAAGGCGTTTCACATCATCCATATGGTTCAACCGGCCCGTCAGTTCCCATCCTGTTGCCGCATGTTTATATGCCTGCGACGTCAAATCAAAGATGATATCCTTGTTTTTCCCTGCCGGCAGCGGGAAGGCGTCGGATTCAATCCAGTACCAATCATCGCCCGTGCAGACGGCAAAGGCGATGGTCAGTTCCGTTCCCGTCGGATTGACCGCATCGACGTGAAGCTTTATCGCCTCCGCCCAGTCGTATTTTTCGAATCCTTCACCGTAAAATGCCGCGCCTTTATTGTTCGACTGAAACTTGAATGTACATTCGAGGGATTTCTTCCCCTGGGTCGCATTTTTGTCGCTTGTGGATGCCGCCAATGAATTGTCGCCGTCTTTCCACGAATTACCGACGGCAATCCAGTAATGTGTTTCTTCGAATCCTTCGAAGAGTTCCCCGACAGGTGCGGGTCCTGAAACACAACCCGATATCAAAGCGAGAGTAAAAAGCATACCGAAATAAAAAATTGTTTTTTTCATTTTTTCCTCCTTGCATGTATATGGCTTTAAATACACAATAACTAAACCGGTTTACCATCGTACAACGGCCGGCTGATTTTGTCAATGAGAGAAAAATGAAATATCGGATTTTTCCGGATAATGTACGGCCGCGCACTGTGCCGGGGAAAAATATCGTTCGACAACCGGTGTGTTTCCGTATGTTTTATTCAACGATTCCCGTATCGATAATATGCCGAACAGGTTCCTTCGGCGCTTACCATACAAGCCCCTTTCGGGTCCTGCGGAGTACAGGCTGTTGAAAAAAGAGGACATTCGAGGGGCGTTTTGGCGCCTCGCATTATATGGCCGCAGATACAGCCGGGCACTTCACGCTCTTCGGGGAGTTCGAGAGAGAAAAGAAACTCGGCATCGAATTCCCTGTACTCCTCCGAGACGGCAAGACCGCTTCCCGGGATCGTACCAATGCCGCGCCATCGGGAATCGCAGGGCGTAAATACCGCGCGCATAACATCCTGTGCCCTTTTATTGCCTTCAGGTCTGACGGCACGGGTATACTGGTTTTCAACGTCATGACGGCCTTCTGCGATCTGGGCAACGATCATATCGATCGTGGAAAGAATGTCGGGCGGCTCAAATCCTGAAACAACACAGGGGATGCCGAACGTTTCCGCGATCGGACGATAGATCGCCGTGCCGGTGATTGAAGAGACGTGGCCGGGACAGATAAGCCCGTCTATATTGAGATCATCCGATGAGAGGAGGGCGTAGAGTGCTTCCGGCATTGTTTTTAATGCGGAGAGGACGGAAAATCCGGCGATACCCCGTTCCCGTGCTTCGATTATCGAGACGGCAACAGAGGGGGCGGTCGTTTCAAAACCGATTCCCAGGAAGACGGTGTTTTTCCCCGGATTGTCTTCAGCGATTGAAAGCGCCTCGGTTGGCGAAAGACAAATACGAATATCACTTCCCGACGCCCGTTCCTCAAGAAGGCTGGATCTGGAACCGGGAACCCTGATCATATCACCGAATGTGGTGATGATGAAGTCGGGACGCCGGCCAAGCTCGATCGCCGTATCGATAAACCGGTTCGGGGTCACACATACGGGACAACCGGGACCGCTCAACAGTGCGATCGATTCAGGCAGAAGGTTTCGGATGCCGAATTTGAAGATCGCGTTCGTATGACCGCCGCATACTTCCATGAGCCGGATCGGGACCTCGTTGTTGATCCCGGCCATTCTGTCTGCAATTGAGCGCGCGATATATCGGGCGGCTTTAGCCTGCCTGAACTCGTCGATGTAACGTATCATGCTTCTGAAA
Above is a genomic segment from Spirochaetales bacterium containing:
- a CDS encoding DUF1573 domain-containing protein produces the protein MKHNKMISVCFTAITSAVAFFLFTGCSGNTIEGPAIRFEKPAHNFGEVDEGTDVTVTFKFTNPGSESLVINGIYPSCGCMVTGDYDREVGPGKRGTIPVVFDTSGLQGQTVKTIKIATNADEGEPQVITIEGYIRVAVEVHPKTLALGEIDDTTKILKGEVILINKTNDPMQIREVTSPERTTIGSVTIEPDKQYSIQITVGPPFDKGYIQQKAVIKTNLKQKPEIVIDYSYFYPPLIDVKPEAFYVFPSDFEMAEISRTFYIYSRWEKPLEIKDVVINKKPVNYLIDEIEPGRVYKITFSFNPGSEYSYTDPPNITFRIPNAPERTDYSIPIKDGNTASP
- the hypD gene encoding hydrogenase formation protein HypD — encoded protein: MIRYIDEFRQAKAARYIARSIADRMAGINNEVPIRLMEVCGGHTNAIFKFGIRNLLPESIALLSGPGCPVCVTPNRFIDTAIELGRRPDFIITTFGDMIRVPGSRSSLLEERASGSDIRICLSPTEALSIAEDNPGKNTVFLGIGFETTAPSVAVSIIEARERGIAGFSVLSALKTMPEALYALLSSDDLNIDGLICPGHVSSITGTAIYRPIAETFGIPCVVSGFEPPDILSTIDMIVAQIAEGRHDVENQYTRAVRPEGNKRAQDVMRAVFTPCDSRWRGIGTIPGSGLAVSEEYREFDAEFLFSLELPEEREVPGCICGHIMRGAKTPLECPLFSTACTPQDPKGACMVSAEGTCSAYYRYGNR